The window acagtggggctctcccacttagcttgaagctacaattataacatttttggaatccaccgagattctttcttcatcgttgacatgaccCTACACACGCATCTCGCCAAATTTTcttgaaatccttctattaacctttaataaacactctgaaccactagccacatttacatattaaatctcttaccgggtagccagtagaattcttcgtagaagcttcgtcaataccacgcgaccgctaacttgcttataggagataacccacctgttgaaattacatgctgacatattccaacatcgctgcactgggtgcaattactacgaaatcagtagatcatcctgagtccgagctcattcaccagctgcacccgTCTGTTTACttctcatggacgtcaactagagatgcgacaatacattccaattcaaagtcatgttgtatccttcttcatatcaagcaactccctcctgttgtatccaatattcctcaatatagcagctaatattacaacttaagttcgtagacctagtcactgtccattttacatcccaaatcactccaaacgttcctcaagatgtgtaatcatcctaccacgtaacccatgtgctaccttgccgctctcccactttggtcaaccatctcctttaagcaactactctgcttctgttttcttacactttgtcttttcggaacctaaccaccacaAGGCACCTTTCACATGTCCTTCCGCagccttcgctgcccagttgttgccttaactcaaaatctgtCTCTGTatcacttgaaccaatagctcgtcaccagctttaaacctttatGACGATCAACCTTCTCAGGATATCAATACTAGGAATGCTTCTTCGATCCTAAGTAACTGCAtaccgcgatctctaacgactgcttcccctatacaaattcctaacaccctgtcgtgaaggcgagttgaagaaaaccataacactggcgaaccttaacgTATTTTataaggcgatgacaccacatcaaaattgagaactctaccacactaaAAAATATCAAGCTTCCTTACTCCATCAACCATTTTGGGGGGTTTGTGGGTCGGATTTAGCTCCGATTAGCTTTTGTTCATAAATCTTCATAAGTCTGAATATTCTTCTACCAAATCGTATGTATTTTGTGGGTCTTCTACTTCTTTTTCGTATTTAAGTATTTTTTCCCAAATATCTATTTTTATGTCAGTAGGTTTTAATTCTTTGATAAAATATAGgactagtattttatatttttctagcaTTCTTTTTGTCATGTAAGTAGTTATTCTGTATTTTTCTATCATTCTTTAAAAGTGGTTCAGATTATATTTTTGTTTAGTCTTTAGTGGATTTGTTGTATTTATGACTATTTTtatattgtaaatattttattgtaaTATTCTGTTTGTAacggttttatttttaatatttccgTTATGTCTTGTTGTATATTTATCAGAAGGTCTATATCCTTTGTTATTAAGTAAGTATTGATTGTTAATTTTAGTTGTTGTTCTAAAGCTTCTATTTTTTCCGTAATTTCTATCCAGTATGGTAAATATTCTTGATTTATCATGCTTAATCATAATATTCTCTTATTATAGATTCtaattttgatatttctattttacAATTTGTTATATATTCTACATATTCTATTTCTCCTGTTTCTATATATtcgtttatattaattttttggagttggaagaatgttattaatttgtttatatttagtttttctagtttatccttattatgtagttcttttaattgttttatattatctcttatatgttctaaaaagattagatctttagattcttgatataattgcatattttgatgtaatctaTGTTCTTGTAATTCTATTATTTTTCGGGTTTCTGTTAGGTTCATCTAGTCTGAATATATATCCTCTGTAAGTATATCAAATTCAGATAGGCTTATTGTATTCTCTTCTTCTAAGTCAGATAATTCTGCTAAATCATACCATTGTTGGGTCATTAGTTCTAGTATTTCGTTCATAAGTAATttgtcaaatattatatttttgataTCATTATTTAGTGATCTAAGTATGTGTAAAATGGTTATTTTATATTCATCAGTGTTATCTAAGATGTAAGGATGATCCATTTTTGTTTGATGTTTTGGCTAAAAATATTCCTTTAATCTCTTCGTTTATCATGTTTATCGTCATCCTATAACAAGTTATTAAGAACAATTCTTTtagtcactaccatgattttttgcTTCAATCGTTTTACCCTAACAGCGCCTCAACTCTGGTTACTTCCCTACCACGGCCTTCTGCCTTACTGGTTTCACCCTTAGGATGGCATAGTCTGGGCTTAAACTACTCTCAGCATAATTATTCATGGCAAACTTACTAAAATTATTCTAAATAACAGTTATAACATGATAACAATTATGATAATCTAGAGATTTCAGGAATATATGTATTTAGCtatacatatttttttaaaaaaaacttactTGATACTGTATATCGGGGATTTCTTCTTTCATGGGTTTGGATTGCTCCATAGATTAAAGATGTTAATTTATTTCACTGAATAGATTTTTACAAGAGAGGTTACAAGAGTTTTTTCAGAAGGATGTGAAAGGGGTAAGGTAAGGTGTGTCCCTCTAAGCCTTAAGGGCTGTCTATTTATAACGGAAACTAATCCAAACATCGTCCTCCTAACTTTACACTTGGACGGTctaaaattaaagtaaaagaCGCGTTCCCAACAGTTTTTCCACTGACAGTGGTAGTGATAAAGTGGGACTCACAACAACAACTTAAAAACTAAAAGACGGAAAATAATTTACATAAAGTCAAAAGTTGCTTTAATAATTACATAGCttttttctttatgtcattttctgcttcttcttggGTCCTGCCGATCCTGCTAGCTGTCCTTTTGTTTTTGTCTTGTAGCTTTTGTTGTAAGATTCCTTTGtctctttcttgatattttgttgcgtatctttttagttttcttcttcttcaaatttgATTTCTGGAACTATGTTTTTCTCTCCTTGACATTTCGAACATATGTGCTCTGAGTAGATTGGACTAATTTGTTTGCAGTATCTTGTCATTaagttttgagaaataaattctcCTCTAATAGCTCTTGTAATGGGTGCTTCTTCTGGTTGGATTAATGTTTTAATCCATCTCCGTATCTCTTCCATGTCGTTTTCCCTTAGGTTTTTTGAATGGGTGTAGATCATCGTGTGTTCTCGGGATTGGTATCcccaaataggtttttcttctACATAATTGTTGACTAGTTCACTTAGAATGGTTGATAGTCCTATAATTCTTTTATTTGAGTAGAATGCTGGTATATCAGGTTTGGGTATTTCTGGTTGTATTTGTACATTTTCTGGGATAATCATTTCTCTAGTTAGTCCTAATTTAATAACTTGGATTATTGGTTTTATCTCGTTATAGAGTATCTCTGCTGGTGCtacataaaattttatataaaataggTCTCCTTTGGTGATTCTCTTGTAGGTAGTAAAGGCACTATATAGCTCTGGTATTGTAGCTATTTCTTGTCCGGTTTGTGTGTACACTGTACTTAATAGTCCGTAATTGTAACATGTTTTAACTAAATTTGCATTCGTCCCTGGTTGGGCAATCAGTCGGTTGTATCCTTGTAATGGTTGTGTTATATAGTCTGTTTTTgggttttggattgtttttgatcTCGGATTTAGGTTTAAAAAGGTTTGAATCTTGTGGATATTTTGTATATAGCTGTTGGTAATATAATCGTAGGTTTGTTTTTCCTGGTTTAAGCTTTCTCTATAGCTAGTTGTTTGTGGTGATGGTGTCAaaggattttgggattttggggtATATGGCTTGTTGAACATGGcgttcatatttgtatttgtatgttttccttttcttattgcTGATGTTGATGTACCTGCAGCTGTATGTAAAATAGTGTTAGTTTGTAGGTTTTGGGTTTTTAGGTGTTTCCCAACGTCACCTCCTAGGTCCGCATGTTTTGAGCCATGCTGCTGGCTTAGTTCCGCATGTTTTGAGCCATGCTGCTGGCTTAGGTTTTTTGCTTCTATAATCTGCAACCTCTTTTCTACTTCCGTCATTTGTAGTGATAGTGTAGTAAGTATTGAAAATAGGTCTTGTGTAGTTTCTTCTTCATTTGTTTGTGTACTTTTGTCTTGATAAGTAATCTGCAATCACATTCTTGTCAGTAGAAATTATTTCTATTGTAAATGTGAAATTTAGTATATTTAATACGAGTCTTCGTATTTCTTTCGTTGTAACTGAGTCTTGTACCTTTttggttatccaccatttaactTGTGTGTTATCTGTTCTAACAATAAATTTGTTATatactatatatggttcaaacgATAATAAACActtatataaagctaataattcttttctatttatttcccattttaactGTGGTTCCGTAAatgatcctgaataatatctacagtgatgttctattttttcatccttatatttgtatttaagtactcctccataactatggtTACTTGAGTCTGtctctactatatatataaattctctattttcatctggaaaatatagttttggtaattttttacacatatcttttattttttgtatatatgttttgtctttttcatcaaagtgatattctatatctttctttaattttttctgtaaaggttttaaattttctgccaatttaggtatatattctctaACTTGGTTAACTAATCCTAagaatgattgtaatttcttttttgtatctagggtttcatttaaatttattattttttgtactatatgtgtttgcattttaattccatttttatctatttgaattcctaagaattccacctgatttttAAGTATTTCTGCCTTATTTTTACTAAGGCTAATTCCTGAGGATTCTAttatatgtatgaatttttctaataattttatatgttgatcTTGTGTCCTTGAGTATAGTAGTATATCGTCTATGTAGATTATACAGTTTTCTAATTGATTAAAATAGctatccataaaatgttggtatcttcctggtgcatttttatatccaaatggtaaaacgttccattcataaaatccttgtggtactgtaaaaGCTGTTAATTTTTTAGATTCTTCTTCTAATTTTAGGTGAtaaaatcctgatttacaatcgaatttactgaagtaattatatccttgtacttgccttatttttaatattttatttggtatcgggtaattatatgtttttgtttttgcatttaaattccTATAATCTATTACCATTCTACTTTTACCTCTTTTTTGCTcattatgtttatttactataaatgctgggctattatgtttactattactttcctgtatataattattttttaatagttcttttatatgcattttgaattcttctagatcattaaaattatattttaatggtttctgtgttattatactattttcatctattaattctatttttactttcgttttatgTTTATCCCATCCTTGAAGGGGATTTTCATTATATAATGATTCTAATTtgtcttgaattatttttatcttatttatagcaaatattattaattctatttgttgctcatttattttttcattttctaatttttgggTTACCTTTTCACTTCCTTTAATCCACGgtgttgtttttcttattttatttcttactctttttgctcctatTTTTTGTTTGCATGGTGTAGTAAACCACCAATGAGTTTTTGTTATTATATGTGGGTATAATTTATCTAAAAAGGGCATTCCTATTAATATATCTTTATTTGTAAATTCATAACTATATATTTCATCCATAGTTagtattttatcccatatttgtatttttatattttttgctttttgcgtTATCAAGCTTCCTTCATTGTTAAATCCTGTTACCACAATAGGTGTTAataatttttcccatttatctTCAGGTAAACAGTTATGTCTGCATACATTTACTCctgctcctgtatctatcatGGGTGTATAATATCTGCTGTAATAtccttctattattatttttgctagtatatatatttttgtcatGTTAAGGTTCTTTCAattgttattttcttatttttatatgtTATTATAAGATGTCTATCTCCTAGGTTATATGGTTTAACtgtttctaaccattttattcctaaggtaatattttcatttccttggtaaatattaaattctatttctactgggattcctccaataattagttccttctttgttatttcttctGTTCCTACCAAATTTTTAGGTAATCCTGGGCATATTGTTTCTGTAGTTATTATTTCACTTTCTTTAACTAGTTCTTTAGTTATATAATTGTCTTCTTGTCCAGTATTTATCATTATTAGGTATTTTCTTTGATCTATTACTCCTGTTATATAATAGTTGTGTAACTCCGGTTCTTTTATTAATCTTTGTGGGTTTGTATATTCTAATCTTCTCGAGGTACTTGCTCTTGAAGATGTAGTTTGTGGGGATTCATAATTTATTCTTTTAGATGTGCTTAGTCTTTCTCTTACTATTTCTAAATCTCCTTCCATATCTATATCTTTGTAACTATAATCATTATTGTCTATGACTGATATTATACTATCAAATGggttttctatctttattttttcaatcttatttcgtgctgttattttgtgattggttgttaatatatataaatttttacattttgctgtaaatattttacttcctGGTGCCAGctctattcctgacattttccagtacAATACTAGTGATTTATCTATATTAGCATCTTTTAATGCTACTGTATAGTTAGcactaattataaatttaaatttttggtatatcaaatttccttttattgcacaaATTATACTCTTTTCTATAGGTTGTActattctatcatctgctaaatatatttctattggTGTATCTATCCCTTCTCTAAAACAGGCTTTTATAAGTATTTCTGTTCCTCCTAAGTGTACATATTTGATCGGATTTTTTGCT is drawn from Nicotiana tomentosiformis chromosome 12, ASM39032v3, whole genome shotgun sequence and contains these coding sequences:
- the LOC138902295 gene encoding uncharacterized protein, whose amino-acid sequence is MTEVEKRLQIIEAKNLSQQHGSKHAELSQQHGSKHADLGGDVGKHLKTQNLQTNTILHTAAGTSTSAIRKGKHTNTNMNAMFNKPYTPKSQNPLTPSPQTTSYRESLNQEKQTYDYITNSYIQNIHKIQTFLNLNPRSKTIQNPKTDYITQPLQGYNRLIAQPGTNANLVKTCYNYGLLSTVYTQTGQEIATIPELYSAFTTYKRITKGDLFYIKFYVAPAEILYNEIKPIIQVIKLGLTREMIIPENVQIQPEIPKPDIPAFYSNKRIIGLSTILSELVNNYVEEKPIWGYQSREHTMIYTHSKNLRENDMEEIRRWIKTLIQPEEAPITRAIRGEFISQNLMTRYCKQISPIYSEHICSKCQGEKNIVPEIKFEEEEN